Genomic window (Phragmites australis chromosome 21, lpPhrAust1.1, whole genome shotgun sequence):
GCTGAAAATATTGTCCGGAAGTTCTTCTATGATCCAACAGTTTTGCCGAATAATTGGTGAAACCAGTTGAGATAATCCAGGGGTCTGTTGGGCTCGTAATCTATCAGCTCGAGATGAAAACGGACACGAGCTTCAGAAACGGAAGGAAACCTCTGCGGCTCTGCCACTAGCTTCTTCTCACTGCCTGGCCGGCGGCACCCCACCGACAGCAGAAAATCCGCTCGCCGGCAGGAGGGGCCCCGCGTGCGCTCGGCCTCACGTGTCAGGAGCTTCCCGCGGGGTGGAAGGTCTCTCGCGCTGGCGCGGCTGTTCGCTGTTCGTGCGGGCGCGGCGGATCCGGTGGGGCCGCGTTTCCACTGGGCTGCTACTgtagcggcagcagcagcgaggcgAGCGGCACTCATCACCAAGGAGGAGTCCGAGAACTCGCCATAATTCCTAGCCACTGTGCTGCTGTAGCACAACTCCACCCTcctgttcctcttcctcctcctcctcctcgccgccgtcgagTGCCCGGAAAGATTTGATCTTTTTGGGCTCCGGTGGCCAAAGCTTGGTTGGATTCTACTTTCCGGTAGGGCTCGTGGAGGGAGTTGTTGCAGGGGCGGATGCCGCCCTGATGTAGATTTTCTCTCCGCTTTGCCCGGTGCTAACGTCTCTCGCGGAGTCGCAGTTGCAACCGTTCCGGTGTTCCACGATCTGCCAGTTGGAAGCCATGGGCATGGACGGAAGAGGTATCGCTGTTGCTTTCGCCGCGTCGCTCCAATTGCTTGCTTTTCGTTTGGTTGGTTGCGTGGGGTGGTTTTGGTTCCCGAGGGGTGTGATTAACGGAGGACCTGGCAGGTTTCTTGGGCGGACAGTGATCACATTtggtggcggtggaggaggaggccatgaAGGAGACGGGCGAGGAGAGGTGCCTTGACCCGCAGCTATGGCACGCGTGCGCCGGCGGCATGGTGCAGATGCCCCCCGTGCGGTCCCGCGTGTACTACTTCCCGCAGGGCCACGCGGAGCACGCGCACGGCGGCGGGGCGGACCTCGCCGCGGCAGCCGGGCCGCGCGCGCTCCCGGCGCTCGTGCTCTGCTCCGTGGCGGGGGTGCGGTTCTTGGCTGATCCGGAAACCGACGAGGTGTTTGCCAAGATCCGGCTGGTGCCGGTCGCACCCGGCGAGGTTGAGTTCCAGGAGCCCGATGAGCTCGTAGGCGACCCCGCGGACGCCCGGGAGAAGCTGGCCTCCTTCGCCAAGACGCTTACGCAGTCCGACGCCAACAACGGCGGCGGGTTCTCGGTGCCGCGCTACTGCGCGGAGACCATCTTCCCCAAGCTTGACTACCGGGCCGACCCGCCGGTGCAGACGGTGCTCGCCAAGGACGTGCACGGGGAGGTGTGGAAGTTCCGGCACATTTACCGGGGCACACCGCGCCGGCATTTGCTCACCACGGGGTGGAGCACGTTCGTCAACCAGAAGAAGCTCGTCGCTGGGGATTCCATCGTGTTCTTGCGCACAGAGCATGACGAGCTGTGTGTCGGGATACGGCGTGCAAAGCGGGTGTCTTGTGGTGGCATGGAGTGCATGTCAGGGTGGAACGCTCCTGGGTATGGGGGGTTCTCGGCGTTCTTGAAGGAAGAGGAGAGTAAACTTATGAAGGGTCCTAGTGGGTACACGAGGGGCAGGGGGAAGGTGAAGATTGCAGATGTCATGGATGCGGCAAGCCTAGCGGCAAGTGGGCAGTCATTTGAGGTGGTGTACTACCCCAGAGCTAGCACGCCAGAATTTGTTGTGAAGGCTGCATCGGTTCAGAATGCGATGAGGATCCAGTGGTGCCCTGGGATGAGGTTCAAGATGGCGTTTGAGACGGAGGATTCGTCAAGGATTAGCTGGTTTATGGGGACAATATCTTCTGTTCAGATTGCTGATCCGATCCGATGGACGAATTCACCGTGGAGGCTTCTTCAGGTTTTTGCTTGATCTAATATTATCCATAGTTGTATACTTATATTCCATACTGCATTATAGACTAATggcttttgtttttgaaatatTAGAACTTTTGTCTTGAGTGTTGAGTGGGTCACTACTTGCTAGTATGATGTTTCTGGTACGAATGGGCGTGTCGCTGCTCTTAAGTTCTTTTCCCTTCATATGCGAAGTGATTCCTGAATCCCTCCTATGAACAAATTAGCCAATGCTTTTGGCTCAGCAACAGACTCAGATTACATCTAGCAAATTAATTGGACGACTAGACAAAAGAATATAGAAAAATTGCTATTGGAATTTGTGATGATTGGTAGCAAAATAGTCATGAAAGAATGGTTTTACTCCTTCTGGAGCTTGATTGGTTCTTTACACTTAGTGTTGATCTTTTCACTTTTTTCACTAAGTCGCTGTCCTCTTTGCCAATAGTTGACTTTAAAACTTTTTTACTGTTCTTTTTGCAATAACAAATAGCATCCAAATTCGTTACTTGCAGCTGCCGACTATAGCTTGGGCATTACACGTTTGTAGCCTTTAGCATAGCCCACATGATGTGTCCAAAAGGCATTGGGTCACATGACAAACTTCCAATTAGAAATTGGATGGCTTAGGCATAGTTGCAGGCATGCTAACGTCGTCGAAAAACCACAGGTCTAATTGTGTTGACTAGGTTGGGAACAAGTTGTACATAATTCTAACCATAAaggacaaagaaaaaagagcCCAACTTTAGCTTAAGAAACCATGCCATCAGTTAGTTTCCCATTTGGAAATCGTTCTCTTTGAATTGTTAGTATGCTTCGTCAGTCTATTCAGGTTACTGAGAACTGAGATCAGTATCATCTTCACCTCCCCAAAGCCCATCTATCACTATCATCAACGTTGAGTAGCTGTTGACAGATTCAGGTTGGAGCATCCTTTGGTTACTTAGCTTTCTGTGTCTCTCTACACACTTGAAAAGCTGGTAAGTTTCATTAGTGTGACATCTTCCCTTATCAATACCCATAAAAGAGAAATGTAAATAATTGCTGCTGCACATTTTTGTTTGTTCCAATAGCAATAGCAAGAgcgagagggagaaggagagggagagatgatttttttgttgttgtaaaaCTTTCAAATCTTGTGCTACTGACATTGGGAAAGGAGACAACCACTTAACAAGCAAAAAAGATACCATGAATTTGGCTTAACTATTCGAGCTCTTTAAGGACCAATAACATTTTCCTACCATCAGACTACCTTTGCTTCTGACTATCATGGCTTAATAATAAGTTCACCACTTAAGTGCCCAAGGAATCAAGGATGAagttggattttgttttagcGTGAGGCATTAGGAAACGTTGGATTTGAGGCTCAATActaattttgtttcatatgttaATGGATGTCTCTCTTAAAAGTCCATTTTTCTCTATGTGTTTATAGCCGAATTTTAGGCCAGTGATAGACTGATAGTACATAGTTAAAGCTCAAATGTGGGGAGGTGTACTCATATGACGTGCGTACTCCCaccaacatatatttttaaacagTAGCCTGTTGTCCTGAACTCTTGAAATAGTTTGTCCTTTTCCCAACCTGATGGCAGTACCTTACATATTTTTGTGTGTGTTTATGATCAGGCCCCCCATAAGATTGCTAGCAGATCCTTAAAAGAAGCCTATAGCTAGCATTGTACATTTGTACTGTGGGAAAGAGGTGTTGAGCTGGTAGTAATAATATTGATCTAGCATTTTACTGTAACCTGAACTTGCTACCTCAATTTGCTGATGTATCATAGGATTTCTTGGCTCTTTATCTCTCTTCACCAATAGTATGTATTGATTGGTATTCTTGGAAGTGCCTCGATATATACTTTGTCTGGCAGCGTAGTAGTATGAAGGCTGGAGTCTTACTACTTACTAGTGTTAAGTGTGATATTGGAAATTCATCAGCTCATAGTAGCTACGTTGTCGTCGGTTATAGCCAATCTAGAGTCATCAATTACTTGTGAATTGATATAATAAATTGTTGGTTGATTTGCCTTCTGACCATATGAGCCCTTCAATCGCCAGTGTAGCTGTTTTCATTGTCTATACTGTATTTCTTTGCTCTTTCACATAGTTGAAAATTTCTTACAGGTGGCGTGGGATGAACCAGACTTGTTGCAGAATGTGAAATGTGTTAACCCATGGCTCGTGGAGCTCATATCAAGCATTCCACCGATTCATCTGGGAGCATTTTCTCCACCTAGAAAGAAGTTGCGGGTGCCCCAACATCCTGACTTTCCATTTGATGGTCAGCTGTTGAATCCAATATTCCACGGCAACCCACTTGGTCCTAGCAACAGCCCCATATGCTGTTTCCCGGACAATGCTCCTGCAGGCATACAGGGAGCCAGGCATGCTCAATTTGGTTTACCCCTAACAGACCACCAGCTTAACAAGCTGCACCGTGGTCTGTTCCAAGGCGGTGGTTTTAACCGTCTTGACGCTATCACTCCGCCTTCGCGGATATCCAAGGGTTTCGTAATCACCAGTGCACCAGTCCATGAGAGTGTCTCTTGCTTATTGACAATTGGCACATCACAGAGCGCAGACAAATCTGATGACAGAAAGAAACCCCATATAATGCTGTTTGGAAAGCCTATTCTTACGGAGCAGCAGATGAATTCCAGAGCATCAAGCGAAACGTTCTCCCCAGAGGCTACTGGAAACAGTTCATCTTCTGGCAATGTGCAGAAGAGAGCAAATGTATCTTATGGTTCTGGATCATCGATTTGCATTGGTTTCTCGTCTcaagcttctgagcttgggttAGAAGCCGGGCACTGCAAGGTATTTATGGAATCTGAGGATGTTGGTCGCACCATCGATCTGTCTGTCTTTGGGTCATACGAAGAGTTGTATGGTCAGCTAGCTGACATGTTCGGAATCGAGAAAGCGGAACTAATAAGCCATCTTCGTTACCGTGATGCAGCAGGTGCTGTCAAGCATACTGGTGAAGAACCATTCAGGTGAGCCTTTCCTTTAATATCTACaggttttctttcttccttccgAGCTTGTGTCTAATTTATACTAGCGCGATCGCGAATGTGGTaccctgattttttttaaatgacatatatgatatatctaATTGATTCCGTATGTGTTGCAGTGACTTCATGAAAGTAGCACGGAGGCTCACCATAATAGAAGGCAGCGGGGGGAGGCTGCAGAAACCTCTCATGGAATGTATGGTTGAGCGGGCTTGAGTGCATGACCTTTCAAGGAATGCTAATCTGAAGCTTGTGGAAGACTAAGCTTAGAATGAAGGAATTGCTACATTTTCATTTGTGTTCGTTTGCCGTGAAGCAGACCCGCCATGTTTGTTTGGAATTGTGGAAAGCCTCAGTAAGGGTTTTCTTCAACTGTTTACTAaacttgttcatcagatacttTGTTGTGATCTGTTGTGATGTACTCGAGTGGAAGTTGATAAATAACTTCTTCGATGAATTAGCCTGAAATAAAGTTTGAGTTGTGTTAGCGCAGGCTAGTGCATAATAATTGTTCATGAACAGGCATTCCTCGTCGTCATATCTGTGGCTGCAATTGCCAGTTTACTATTTCAAAATGACGTGCTATGAGAGCATCTTATATTTGCTAAACTATTACAGCTGCAATGTTCATCTTATATGAAAGTATTTTATATGCTATGAAAGTACGAAGTGCGTCTGGAAGAACAAAGGTGCAAGAAAGTGTACGAAGGATCTGAATGTCTCTGAAGCACGCGTGCAGGTTGGAGAAGATGGTTTGGTGCAGTGTAATTTGACGAGGATTCTTCACGTGTTTTGATCTGAACCGATCGTACGGGGCAGCGTTGCAGTCATGCTGCACGAGGTTAGGCTTGTAATCTGTTGTTGCAATGTCACCGATTCACCAGGCTGCGGCCAGTTGCTACTACTGCTTCCTGGCATGAAGCTTAGGCGTGCGTGATCTATGGCTAGCAGCAGCATGACCAGTTGACGACGGCCCTCGTGTGTTTATGCAGTCTCCGATCGTAGCGGTCAAATTCAATGGAGTAGCGTCGTGGTTTTCTGGCGGTGGCAGCTGGATCGTTGCTCAACGAGACCGGGGCGAAGCGCAGCTGATATCGAACTTGGTCCCCCAAAGCGCCGGACGCGACGGCCGGCCGGCTGGCCACGACGACTCGCCTCGTTCCGTCGCCGTCGGATCCGCCCAAAAAACCGCGCAAACGCCCGCCGCTCCGCGCGGCTGCCCACCCTAAACATCACAGGCCGTCCCGACTCCCACGTCCCAGCCGGCAGCCGCGGGCCGGCGAAACGCGGAAAAAGAAGAGGCGCCTAGCGCGAGCGTGGGGATGATGATGGCTGGTGCGTACCGCCGCGGCGTTCTCGTCACGCTACGCTCACTGGTACCCCGGACGGGCGTCGATTTGGGCCGGGCCGGCGTGGTTCGGCTGGCGGGCGGCGTGTGCTGATGAGCCGGAAGCGTTTTTTTCTCCTGTGAAATCCACCAAGGATCCCTGGTGGTTCCCCGACaaagaccacctctcccgctcCACCGCCACAAGTTAGATTCGGGCACCCGCCCGTGCACCACAACGGAAGCCTCTTGGATCTGGTTGGGCGTACTGCGATAGAGGGAGCAGTCGCCTTTGGTTGGCCGAGCGGCAACTCGGATTTGTTTGGCATGCATGGTGAGGGGTGGCAGTGAATAGCTCTCTGTGCCGAACATTTCACCGtcgggtagagagagagagagagagagagagagagagagagagagagagagagagagagagaggatttcACTCTTCTTTATCAATTCAAGTGCATCCACGAGTTTCTTCTTAtgcgttcaaaaaaaaaaaaagtaacatcTTCTGGGATTCCAGCCATCGAGGCCAAGTCGGCAGACGTAAACAACAACCGGGGCTTACCACACTGCATATTCTCAGTGCCACAGTTGTGCGTAATGCACGCACGTGGAACGGACCGAACGAACGTTTCTGTCTCCGGACATCATGATGGGCATCTTGGAAGAGAATCCAGTTCCAAAACgcgacatgcatgcatacagTAAGTAGTACGTACATGTTGATATatacgacgacggcgacgacgcgACCGTGGAACAGCACTGGCCACCGATCCGGGCCCCGTGCATGCACGTACGTACGATTTGCCTCCTCATGCATGTATGTTACTAGAGCACACCTCAAGCCAGTGTTTTCAGGACATCCTAGCGTACGTACGTGCAGGacttttcatgcatgcatgcatgcgtgtgaGTTTTCGCATGATTTTTGGAGACGC
Coding sequences:
- the LOC133903340 gene encoding auxin response factor 22-like; amino-acid sequence: MKETGEERCLDPQLWHACAGGMVQMPPVRSRVYYFPQGHAEHAHGGGADLAAAAGPRALPALVLCSVAGVRFLADPETDEVFAKIRLVPVAPGEVEFQEPDELVGDPADAREKLASFAKTLTQSDANNGGGFSVPRYCAETIFPKLDYRADPPVQTVLAKDVHGEVWKFRHIYRGTPRRHLLTTGWSTFVNQKKLVAGDSIVFLRTEHDELCVGIRRAKRVSCGGMECMSGWNAPGYGGFSAFLKEEESKLMKGPSGYTRGRGKVKIADVMDAASLAASGQSFEVVYYPRASTPEFVVKAASVQNAMRIQWCPGMRFKMAFETEDSSRISWFMGTISSVQIADPIRWTNSPWRLLQVAWDEPDLLQNVKCVNPWLVELISSIPPIHLGAFSPPRKKLRVPQHPDFPFDGQLLNPIFHGNPLGPSNSPICCFPDNAPAGIQGARHAQFGLPLTDHQLNKLHRGLFQGGGFNRLDAITPPSRISKGFVITSAPVHESVSCLLTIGTSQSADKSDDRKKPHIMLFGKPILTEQQMNSRASSETFSPEATGNSSSSGNVQKRANVSYGSGSSICIGFSSQASELGLEAGHCKVFMESEDVGRTIDLSVFGSYEELYGQLADMFGIEKAELISHLRYRDAAGAVKHTGEEPFSDFMKVARRLTIIEGSGGRLQKPLMECMVERA